Proteins encoded by one window of Anaerosalibacter sp. Marseille-P3206:
- the rimO gene encoding 30S ribosomal protein S12 methylthiotransferase RimO, whose product MVKKNVAIVTLGCSKNEIDSDLMMGLLKKSNYDITTHLDEADIIIVNTCGFIDDAKEESIEIIWEMSKYKTYGKCKYLILAGCLAQRYANELMEEIEEVDGIIGTGDISEVVNIIDKLKQNNKIIKTENINNDYIEMVERTNYNYSAYVKISEGCNNRCSYCIIPTLRGKYRSRRMENIVNEVKQLVKNGVKEIILIAQNTTDYGIDLYGEYKLAELLNELNKIQDLEWIRILYMYPDHFTDELVKVIKENKKVVKYVDIPIQHINDDILSKMNRKTNKEQITNLIKKLRREIPDIIIRTTIIVGFPGENEEHFNELYDYVRDIRFDRLGVFTYSQEEGTVAYNYEGQVNEEIKQSRRNKLMELQQKISLEENRKKIGNVYKVLIEECLDDDFYSGRTYGDSPEIDGVVFFKSQNKISIGSFVLIKVEDCLEYDLMGEIVNEYSE is encoded by the coding sequence GTGGTGAAAAAAAATGTTGCAATAGTAACTTTAGGTTGCTCAAAAAATGAAATTGACTCTGATTTAATGATGGGTTTATTAAAGAAAAGTAATTACGATATTACAACACATTTAGATGAAGCGGACATAATAATTGTAAATACATGTGGCTTTATTGATGATGCAAAAGAAGAATCCATAGAGATTATATGGGAAATGTCAAAATATAAAACTTATGGCAAATGCAAGTATCTTATATTAGCAGGTTGCTTAGCACAAAGATATGCAAATGAACTAATGGAAGAAATAGAAGAAGTTGATGGTATAATTGGGACAGGAGATATTTCTGAAGTTGTGAATATTATAGATAAGCTTAAACAAAATAACAAAATAATTAAAACTGAAAATATTAATAATGATTATATTGAAATGGTAGAAAGAACTAATTATAATTATTCAGCTTATGTAAAAATTTCAGAAGGTTGTAATAATAGATGTTCTTATTGCATAATACCAACATTAAGAGGTAAATATAGAAGCAGACGAATGGAGAATATTGTTAACGAAGTCAAGCAATTGGTAAAAAATGGTGTTAAAGAAATAATATTGATTGCTCAAAATACTACAGATTATGGCATAGATTTGTATGGAGAATATAAACTTGCTGAATTATTAAATGAATTAAATAAAATCCAAGACTTAGAATGGATCAGAATATTATATATGTACCCAGACCATTTTACAGATGAACTAGTTAAGGTTATTAAGGAAAATAAAAAAGTTGTAAAATACGTAGATATACCTATTCAACATATAAATGATGATATTTTAAGCAAAATGAATAGAAAAACTAATAAAGAACAAATTACAAATCTTATTAAAAAATTAAGAAGAGAAATACCTGATATAATTATTAGAACAACAATTATTGTTGGATTTCCAGGAGAAAATGAAGAACATTTCAATGAATTATATGATTATGTAAGAGACATAAGGTTTGATAGGCTTGGAGTATTTACTTATTCTCAAGAAGAAGGAACAGTAGCATATAATTATGAAGGACAGGTAAATGAAGAAATAAAACAATCAAGAAGAAATAAATTAATGGAGTTACAGCAAAAGATATCTTTAGAAGAAAATCGAAAGAAAATAGGTAATGTTTATAAAGTTTTAATTGAAGAGTGTTTAGATGACGATTTTTACTCAGGAAGAACATATGGAGATAGTCCAGAAATTGATGGAGTAGTTTTCTTTAAAAGTCAAAACAAAATAAGTATTGGTAGTTTTGTTTTGATAAAGGTAGAAGATTGCTTAGAATATGATTTGATGGGGGAGATTGTTAATGAATACAGCGAATAA
- the pgsA gene encoding CDP-diacylglycerol--glycerol-3-phosphate 3-phosphatidyltransferase translates to MNTANKLTIFRIFLVPVFMIFLLSDINNGQYIAAAIFIIASLTDTLDGHIARSRNQITNFGKFMDPLADKILVSAALISLIELGKVPAWVVVVIIAREFAITGLRVLAASAGITIAASKLGKIKTITQLIAIIALLLNNWPFKYVNFPFDKIMIYVSVFTTIISGIDYIYKNRQVLYSDSNK, encoded by the coding sequence ATGAATACAGCGAATAAGTTAACTATTTTCAGAATTTTTTTAGTACCAGTGTTTATGATATTTTTATTATCAGATATCAATAACGGTCAATATATTGCAGCAGCTATATTTATTATAGCTTCACTTACAGATACATTAGATGGTCATATAGCAAGGAGCAGAAATCAAATAACTAATTTTGGGAAATTTATGGACCCACTTGCAGATAAAATACTTGTTTCAGCTGCTTTGATTTCATTGATTGAATTAGGAAAAGTACCAGCATGGGTAGTAGTTGTTATCATAGCTAGAGAATTTGCTATTACAGGATTAAGAGTTTTGGCTGCTTCAGCTGGAATTACTATTGCAGCTAGTAAATTAGGTAAAATCAAAACAATTACTCAATTAATAGCTATTATCGCATTACTTTTAAATAATTGGCCTTTTAAATATGTCAATTTTCCTTTTGATAAAATTATGATTTATGTATCTGTTTTTACCACTATAATATCTGGAATAGATTATATATATAAAAATAGGCAGGTACTGTATTCAGATTCAAATAAATAG
- a CDS encoding competence/damage-inducible protein A: MKAEIISVGTELLLGNTINTDAQFLSQRCADLGIDVYYHTVVGDNIERIKEVTEIAINRSNLIIFTGGLGPTSDDITKEVVSELLNIQLELNQFYLKEIEKYFKNINKQMTENNIKQAYLPKGSIVLKNDVGTAPGAFLSSNGVKVIFLPGPPIELKTMFNRYVVPLLDNEYIIKSKVIKTIGIGESQIDDMLDSLIKIQTNPTIATYAKEGQVDIRITAKGKDEDNIDLLIDELTNKVSKIIGDYIYSYNNESVEEVFYSLLKKKSMKVAFCESCTGGLITSRFTRIPGVSEVFDRGLVTYSNEAKINELGVKEETLKTYGAVSQQTAIEMVEGLFKKSNVDIAISTTGIAGPSSDDKNKPIGLVYIGVADKDKSFAIECHFSGNRESIQKKATNYAFNEGRKFLLR, encoded by the coding sequence ATGAAGGCTGAGATTATTTCTGTAGGAACTGAGTTGTTGTTAGGAAATACTATAAACACTGATGCACAATTTTTATCTCAAAGATGTGCAGATTTAGGAATAGATGTCTATTATCATACTGTTGTAGGTGATAATATAGAACGAATAAAAGAAGTTACTGAAATTGCAATTAATAGATCAAATTTAATTATTTTTACTGGTGGCCTTGGACCTACAAGTGATGATATTACTAAAGAAGTAGTTTCGGAACTTCTAAATATTCAATTGGAATTGAATCAATTCTATTTAAAGGAAATAGAAAAATACTTTAAAAACATTAACAAGCAGATGACAGAAAATAATATCAAACAAGCTTATCTACCGAAAGGAAGCATTGTTTTAAAAAATGATGTTGGTACAGCACCAGGTGCTTTTTTATCTAGCAATGGAGTGAAGGTCATATTTTTACCTGGCCCACCTATAGAGTTAAAAACAATGTTTAATAGATATGTTGTTCCACTATTAGATAATGAATATATTATAAAATCAAAAGTAATAAAAACTATTGGAATAGGTGAATCACAGATAGATGATATGTTAGATAGCTTAATTAAAATACAAACTAATCCTACTATTGCAACCTATGCAAAAGAAGGGCAAGTAGATATTAGAATTACTGCAAAAGGGAAAGATGAAGATAATATTGATTTGTTAATAGATGAATTAACTAATAAGGTAAGTAAAATAATAGGAGATTATATATATAGTTATAATAATGAATCAGTTGAAGAGGTTTTTTATAGTTTATTGAAGAAGAAAAGCATGAAAGTAGCATTTTGTGAATCGTGCACAGGGGGATTAATTACAAGTCGATTTACAAGAATTCCAGGTGTTTCAGAGGTATTTGATAGAGGATTAGTTACTTATAGCAATGAAGCTAAAATTAATGAATTAGGAGTTAAAGAAGAAACTTTAAAAACATACGGGGCAGTCAGTCAGCAAACAGCAATTGAAATGGTAGAAGGATTGTTTAAAAAATCAAATGTAGATATTGCTATATCGACTACTGGAATAGCTGGTCCTTCTAGCGATGACAAGAATAAACCAATAGGGCTGGTTTATATTGGCGTAGCTGATAAAGATAAGTCATTTGCAATAGAATGTCATTTTTCAGGGAACAGAGAATCCATTCAAAAAAAAGCTACCAATTATGCATTTAATGAAGGACGCAAATTTTTATTAAGATAA
- the recA gene encoding recombinase RecA: protein MADLNDKKKALDVAINQIEKQFGKGSIMRLGENAKMNIDVIPTGSLDLDLALGIGGLPRGRVIEIFGPESSGKTTVALHAVAEAQKSGGIAAFIDAEHALDPSYAQKLGVNIDDLIVSQPDTGEQGLEIAEALVRSGAVDIVVVDSVAALVPKAEIEGDMGDSHVGLQARLMSQALRKLTGSISKSQTIIIFINQLREKVGVMFGNPETTTGGRALKFYSSVRLDVRRIDSIKQGDNVIGNRTRVRVVKNKVAPPFKQAEFDIMYGEGISKEGNILDVGANSDIVTKSGAWYSYGEYKLGQGRENAKDFLKENPEVTKEIETKIREKYGLIEQKLDETIESEDKSKE, encoded by the coding sequence ATGGCTGATTTAAATGATAAGAAAAAAGCTTTAGATGTTGCTATTAATCAAATAGAGAAACAATTTGGCAAAGGTTCTATTATGAGATTAGGCGAGAATGCAAAAATGAATATTGATGTTATTCCTACAGGCTCGTTAGATTTAGATTTAGCTTTGGGAATAGGAGGCCTTCCAAGAGGTAGAGTAATAGAAATATTTGGGCCAGAATCTTCTGGTAAAACAACTGTTGCATTACATGCTGTAGCTGAAGCACAAAAATCTGGTGGAATTGCAGCTTTTATTGATGCGGAGCATGCATTGGACCCTTCCTATGCTCAAAAATTAGGTGTAAATATTGATGATCTTATTGTTTCTCAACCTGATACAGGAGAACAAGGTTTAGAAATTGCTGAAGCTTTGGTTAGAAGTGGTGCTGTTGATATTGTTGTTGTCGACTCAGTAGCTGCCTTGGTTCCAAAAGCAGAAATAGAAGGAGATATGGGAGATAGTCATGTAGGGTTACAAGCTAGACTTATGTCACAAGCATTGAGAAAATTGACGGGTTCTATAAGTAAGTCTCAAACTATAATAATATTTATAAATCAATTGAGGGAAAAAGTTGGAGTTATGTTTGGAAATCCTGAAACTACAACAGGAGGTAGAGCCTTAAAATTTTATTCTTCTGTAAGATTAGATGTAAGAAGAATTGATTCTATTAAACAAGGTGATAATGTCATTGGTAATCGTACAAGGGTTAGAGTTGTTAAAAACAAAGTAGCTCCACCTTTTAAACAAGCTGAATTTGATATTATGTATGGTGAAGGAATATCTAAAGAAGGAAATATACTAGATGTAGGTGCAAATTCAGATATTGTTACAAAATCAGGTGCTTGGTATAGCTACGGCGAATATAAATTGGGACAAGGTAGAGAAAATGCAAAAGACTTTTTAAAGGAAAATCCTGAAGTTACAAAAGAAATTGAAACTAAGATTAGAGAAAAGTATGGACTCATTGAACAAAAATTAGATGAAACTATTGAAAGTGAAGATAAATCCAAAGAGTAA
- a CDS encoding metallophosphoesterase family protein, translating to MKILFFTDTHIRGTTPKNRKDNLMDTLENKLKEIVRLSKEYSVDYIFHGGDLFDRPDISISIVSRFISILNSFEAPFYIICGNHDIYGHNPDTVNRTMLGLFDEIGLIHLIKESEVIFLEKDNIIVQLTGQPYTYNLDDKMYRDKYIVNYVDGKAKYSIHMVHGMLLDKPFIKGIPYTLVDEIKETKADITLSGHYHSGFGILKDNHKYFVNPGSTIRITNSLREIERIPQVVLIELNDSINIELIPLSTALPGEEVLDRKEIETFIFKSERLAQFKQTVDNTTNFDKLDVNEILLEVSKAEGVSEEVKVEALRRIALSQMKRAGDD from the coding sequence TTGAAAATTTTATTTTTTACAGATACTCATATAAGGGGTACTACTCCTAAAAATAGAAAAGATAATTTAATGGATACATTAGAAAACAAGTTAAAAGAAATTGTAAGGCTATCAAAAGAATATAGTGTTGATTATATTTTTCATGGTGGAGATTTGTTTGATCGTCCTGATATATCTATATCTATAGTAAGTAGATTCATATCAATTCTCAATAGTTTTGAAGCTCCATTTTATATAATATGTGGAAATCATGATATATATGGTCACAATCCAGATACCGTTAATAGGACTATGCTGGGCTTGTTTGATGAAATAGGTCTTATCCATTTGATAAAAGAAAGTGAAGTAATATTTTTAGAAAAAGATAATATAATAGTTCAATTGACAGGACAACCCTATACTTATAATCTAGATGATAAAATGTATAGGGATAAATATATTGTTAATTATGTTGATGGAAAAGCTAAATATTCTATTCATATGGTTCATGGTATGTTGCTAGACAAACCTTTCATAAAAGGTATTCCTTATACCTTAGTAGATGAGATAAAAGAAACAAAAGCAGATATTACCCTTTCTGGTCACTATCATTCAGGTTTTGGTATATTAAAAGATAATCATAAATATTTTGTTAATCCAGGTAGTACAATCCGTATAACAAATAGTTTAAGAGAAATCGAAAGAATTCCACAAGTAGTACTTATTGAGTTAAATGATAGTATAAATATTGAGCTTATTCCACTTAGTACAGCACTACCAGGAGAAGAAGTTCTTGATAGGAAGGAAATAGAAACCTTTATATTCAAGAGTGAAAGATTAGCTCAGTTTAAACAAACAGTTGACAATACAACAAATTTTGATAAGTTAGATGTAAATGAAATATTATTAGAAGTTTCTAAGGCTGAAGGGGTTTCAGAAGAAGTTAAAGTTGAAGCATTGAGAAGAATTGCACTTTCTCAAATGAAGAGAGCAGGAGATGATTGA
- a CDS encoding AAA family ATPase: protein MKYIKKVILENFQSHKSSELEFDNSLNVIVGPSDQGKSAIIRGIKWALFNEPSGDYFIREGEKDCSVTVVFNDNTAIKRYRSKSKNLYYLYDAEGKETIFEGFGTNVPIEILDKINIKKIYLDGKQSSSINISDQLEGPFLLSDKTATRANAIGRLVGVHFVDDAVSDTLKDMRSLNMLKRNTEEQLNIQIDELNKYSYLKELEQTIEHLDNIKNKIKKLECKVEKLKTLSNKLNLINKSIEEANKIITEFGKIEYISDIIEELNFKIKIYIFIDNRSKTLFNVDKNIKYNENVIRKIKDLDRVNKCINLLEQKVDKSIKLKKIQSNKKYIDENLQYNKQVLNKMKFLQLVDKDIGSIDNKCKRLISLNSLRKSKIEVDNRIIYGSNYLDRFSKIDNIDSKVILLDESNIILNKLIILRYKKDELLSEMKKATKTLLKSEEETELLLLEYKKLLSQFEVCPLCLSKIDQSTIQKIVDTYK from the coding sequence ATGAAGTATATAAAAAAAGTAATTCTTGAAAACTTTCAATCTCATAAGAGTTCTGAATTAGAATTTGATAACAGTTTAAATGTTATAGTGGGTCCTTCTGATCAAGGAAAAAGCGCTATAATACGTGGTATTAAGTGGGCTCTTTTTAATGAACCTTCAGGAGATTATTTTATAAGAGAAGGCGAAAAGGATTGTAGTGTTACTGTTGTTTTTAATGACAATACTGCTATTAAAAGATATAGAAGTAAATCAAAAAACTTATATTATTTATATGATGCTGAAGGAAAAGAAACAATATTTGAAGGTTTTGGTACCAATGTACCTATTGAAATATTAGATAAAATAAACATAAAAAAAATCTATCTAGATGGGAAACAATCTAGTTCTATTAATATAAGTGATCAACTTGAAGGACCTTTTTTATTGTCTGATAAAACTGCAACAAGAGCAAATGCTATTGGTAGGTTAGTAGGAGTACATTTTGTAGATGATGCAGTTTCTGATACTTTAAAAGATATGCGAAGTTTAAATATGTTAAAAAGAAATACAGAAGAACAATTAAATATACAGATAGATGAATTGAATAAATACAGTTATTTAAAGGAATTAGAACAAACTATTGAGCATTTAGATAATATTAAGAATAAAATTAAAAAATTAGAATGTAAAGTTGAGAAATTAAAAACTCTTTCTAATAAACTTAATCTAATAAATAAAAGTATTGAGGAAGCAAATAAAATAATTACTGAATTTGGTAAAATTGAGTATATCAGCGATATTATTGAAGAATTGAATTTTAAAATAAAAATATATATATTTATTGATAATAGATCAAAGACATTATTTAATGTTGATAAAAATATTAAATATAATGAAAATGTAATTAGAAAAATCAAGGATTTAGATAGAGTTAATAAATGCATAAATCTACTTGAACAAAAAGTAGATAAAAGTATAAAATTAAAAAAAATACAGTCTAATAAAAAATATATTGATGAAAATTTACAATATAACAAACAAGTTTTAAATAAAATGAAATTTCTACAATTAGTGGATAAAGATATAGGAAGTATTGATAATAAATGCAAAAGATTAATTTCTTTAAATTCATTAAGAAAAAGCAAAATTGAAGTAGATAATAGAATTATTTATGGAAGTAACTACTTAGATAGATTTTCTAAAATAGATAATATTGATTCTAAGGTAATATTATTAGATGAAAGTAATATTATCTTAAATAAGTTAATTATATTAAGATATAAGAAGGATGAATTATTAAGTGAAATGAAAAAGGCAACAAAAACACTTTTGAAAAGCGAGGAAGAGACAGAACTTTTACTTTTAGAGTATAAAAAACTTTTATCACAATTTGAAGTTTGTCCATTATGTTTAAGCAAAATAGATCAAAGTACTATTCAAAAAATTGTAGATACTTATAAGTAG
- a CDS encoding ATPase: protein MIDSYIELDNQINKLKDYLSRESGKRDKILELIEANKKKISKINSDIELLEKVNILLQRTSEYGREQAKKQIEIIVTNCLQYVFDSNVEFKIEIEELYGKPNAEFYVITKVEDEVIKTKPELSRGGGVVDIISLALRTSFLQIHKPLIEGPLILDEPAKHVSEEYIFNVADFLKRISEMFDRQVIMVTHNNHLSSISTNAYRVHLEGTQSVVERVTPN from the coding sequence ATGATTGATAGTTATATTGAATTAGATAATCAAATTAATAAATTAAAGGATTATTTATCAAGAGAAAGCGGAAAGAGAGATAAAATATTAGAATTAATAGAAGCTAATAAAAAAAAGATATCCAAAATAAATTCAGATATTGAATTGTTAGAAAAGGTAAACATATTACTTCAAAGAACTTCAGAATATGGAAGAGAGCAAGCTAAAAAGCAAATAGAGATAATAGTTACTAATTGTCTTCAGTATGTATTTGACTCCAATGTAGAGTTTAAAATAGAAATTGAAGAGTTATATGGGAAACCTAATGCTGAATTTTATGTGATTACTAAGGTAGAAGACGAAGTGATAAAAACTAAACCTGAGTTATCAAGGGGTGGAGGAGTAGTCGATATTATTTCATTAGCTCTTAGAACTTCATTTCTGCAAATTCACAAACCATTAATTGAAGGGCCACTTATATTAGATGAACCAGCAAAACATGTAAGTGAAGAATATATATTTAATGTAGCAGATTTTTTAAAAAGGATATCAGAAATGTTTGATAGACAAGTAATAATGGTTACACATAACAATCATTTGTCTTCTATAAGCACTAATGCATACAGAGTACATTTAGAGGGAACACAAAGCGTTGTGGAGAGAGTTACTCCAAATTAA
- the rny gene encoding ribonuclease Y, producing MRCFVIEVVIGVISAAIGIIIGFYIRKTIGEGKINNAEKVAEKIIEDAKRNSETLKKEVLLEAKEEVHKMRTDIERESRERRNELQKLERRLVHKEETIDRKSESIEKKEDLVVKKANELDEKEVLLNELYERQVDELERLSGLTSDEAKELLLNDVRKEIIHESAIMVKEMENKAKEEAEKKAREIISIAIQKCAADHVTESTVTVVPLPNDEMKGRIIGREGRNIRTLETLTGIDLIIDDTPEAVVLSGFDPIRREVARIALEKLIVDGRIHPARIEEMVEKAKKDVENIIREEGEQAAFETGVHGLHPEIIKLLGRLKYRTSYGQNVLRHSIEVSHLAGVIAAELGADIKIAKRAGLLHDIGKSVDHEIEGPHVTIGVDLAKRYKESKEVLHAIEAHHGDVEPVTVEAVLVQAADAISAARPGARRETLEAYIKRLEKLEEIANSFDGIEKSYAIQAGREIRIMVKPEVINDDEIVHTARDIVKRIEAELDYPGQIKVNVIRETRAIEYAK from the coding sequence GTGAGGTGCTTTGTTATCGAAGTTGTAATTGGAGTTATAAGTGCTGCTATTGGAATCATCATTGGATTTTATATAAGAAAAACAATTGGTGAAGGAAAAATTAATAATGCTGAGAAAGTAGCAGAAAAAATCATTGAAGATGCAAAAAGAAATTCAGAAACATTAAAGAAAGAAGTGCTTCTTGAAGCAAAAGAAGAAGTTCATAAGATGAGAACAGATATTGAAAGAGAAAGTCGTGAAAGAAGAAATGAACTACAAAAACTAGAAAGAAGATTAGTTCATAAGGAAGAAACTATAGATAGAAAAAGTGAGTCTATAGAAAAAAAAGAAGATTTAGTTGTCAAGAAAGCAAATGAATTAGATGAAAAAGAAGTTTTGCTTAATGAGTTGTATGAAAGACAGGTAGACGAGCTAGAAAGACTATCTGGATTGACTTCAGATGAAGCTAAGGAGTTATTATTAAATGATGTTAGGAAAGAAATAATCCATGAATCAGCTATTATGGTTAAGGAAATGGAAAACAAAGCAAAGGAAGAAGCAGAAAAGAAAGCACGTGAAATTATATCCATAGCAATTCAAAAATGTGCTGCTGATCATGTAACTGAGAGTACAGTTACGGTAGTGCCATTACCAAATGACGAGATGAAAGGTAGAATAATAGGAAGAGAAGGCAGGAATATAAGAACATTAGAAACTTTAACAGGTATTGACTTGATTATAGACGATACGCCAGAAGCTGTAGTATTATCTGGTTTTGATCCTATTAGAAGAGAAGTTGCAAGAATAGCCTTAGAAAAACTGATTGTTGATGGAAGAATACATCCAGCAAGAATTGAAGAAATGGTAGAAAAAGCAAAGAAGGATGTTGAAAATATCATAAGAGAAGAAGGAGAGCAAGCAGCATTTGAAACTGGTGTTCATGGTTTACACCCTGAAATTATAAAACTTTTAGGAAGATTAAAATATAGAACTAGTTATGGACAAAATGTTTTAAGACATTCTATTGAAGTTTCTCACTTAGCAGGTGTAATAGCAGCAGAATTAGGAGCAGATATAAAGATTGCTAAAAGGGCCGGTCTTCTTCATGATATTGGAAAGTCTGTAGATCATGAAATTGAAGGTCCACATGTAACGATTGGTGTAGATTTAGCAAAAAGATATAAAGAATCAAAAGAAGTATTACATGCTATTGAAGCTCATCATGGAGATGTAGAACCAGTTACTGTAGAAGCTGTATTAGTTCAAGCTGCTGATGCCATATCAGCTGCTAGGCCGGGTGCAAGAAGAGAAACATTAGAAGCTTATATTAAGAGATTAGAAAAGCTAGAAGAGATAGCGAACTCATTTGATGGAATAGAAAAGTCATATGCAATCCAAGCAGGTCGTGAGATTAGAATAATGGTTAAACCAGAAGTAATTAACGATGATGAAATTGTTCATACAGCAAGAGATATCGTTAAAAGAATTGAAGCTGAACTTGATTATCCAGGGCAAATTAAAGTAAATGTTATAAGAGAAACTAGAGCAATTGAATATGCTAAATAG
- the spoVS gene encoding stage V sporulation protein SpoVS, with translation MDVLKVSAKSSPNSVAGALAGVLREKGAAEIQAIGAGALNQAVKAVAIARGFVAPSGIDLICIPAFTDIEIDGEERTAIKLIVEPR, from the coding sequence ATGGATGTATTAAAAGTATCAGCAAAATCAAGTCCAAATTCTGTTGCAGGGGCACTAGCTGGAGTATTAAGAGAAAAAGGTGCTGCTGAAATTCAAGCTATAGGAGCTGGAGCTCTTAATCAAGCAGTTAAGGCAGTTGCTATTGCAAGAGGGTTTGTTGCACCAAGTGGAATTGATCTTATTTGTATACCTGCTTTCACCGATATTGAGATTGATGGTGAAGAAAGAACAGCTATTAAACTTATTGTAGAACCTAGATAG